gacATGCAGAGCCGTCCTCCCTTCCTTGTCACGCGCCTCCAGCCCTTCCGCCCCCAGCCTCCTCACCTCGGCGCGGTCCCCtctcgcggcggccgcgtgcAGCTCCTCCCCCGCGTCGGGcaccggcgccaccgccgccgccgcaggctgGAGCACCGGCAGGAGGTGCGGCTGGCGGCGCAGGATGAGGCGCACGGCCGCGGCGTccccggcgtcggcggcgaggcggagcaGGTAGGGGCCGCCGAAGAACACGCGGAGGCGGATGGCGCTTGAGGCGGATCCGGAGCCGGGGCCGTCGAGGTGcgcggcggagagggaggagaggacgaGGAAGCGGTCGGCGCGGGAGCGCGGGAAGCACTGCGGGGGGTGCGGCTGCGGGCGGAGCACGACGCGgatggaggacgaggagagcGGCGCCAGGGAGCCCCGCGGCGGGCTGACGAGGAACCTGAGCGGGGAGGAGGTCTGGACCTTGAAGGCGACCGGGAGCGTGGCGTGCAGCGAGCGGAGGCGGAGGTCGACGCGGCACTTGGAGTTGGGCTCGAAGTCGATGACCACCTCCTCTTCCGCCACCTCCAGGAGTGGGGGCTCCGGCGGTGTGGCCGCgttgttgttggtggtggAATCGGCGGCAATTGGGGCTGGTTTGGCGGCGGCCATCTCGTGGATGGGAGCGCAAGATACAACGCTCGGAGTGGGAGTGGAAGCACGGAATGGTGGCTGGCAGGGGCTACCTACGACGGACGACGCTTTTGAATTGCACGCTAGTAGGAGCAACATCATAATGTTGAATTTTCTGTGCCAGTCTGGCATGGTGGATCGGTAGACCCGTCACCGGCGGTTAATTGGTTGAGAAGATGGCGTAGCGACTCCGTCTCCGGCAATCCGTGCCGACTCGCTCGATCCCGCATGTCCTTGTACCTTCTAGTACTACTTCCAGTACATGATAAACTACCGGACCAGCAGAGAATGGCGGGGCGGGAAGGTCGAGCAGGCAAAACGCTATAATCTACGGAGTACAGTACCCTCGTGAAGGcaaacgagagagagaggatcTGGTTCTCGCTTGGCGAGCCCCCGCGCGGATCGTtggattcttcttcttcttccagcCATGTGCCGCCCGCGACCCTTTGCCGTTTGTCGCGCACGAACGAATCGGCACGGAAATTGGCGGGCTTGGTCACTTCCGCGGCTACGCGCGCCCCTGCTGCCCTGCATCTCACGTCTCCGTGTAGCTTTGGCGGCACGCGCCCGAGAAGTGCCCGCTACCCAACAATTCTGCTTCCCCGGTTTTACTACGGAGTATGTAAACAGTGGACTACAACGTTATGTGTGTCCAACAGTTTTCTTGGTTTTATGCGGACAGCAAACATAGGATGAAGTTCATTTGATGATTAGATACATATTAATAATTTTGTTCTTAAAATTTGGACAGAGAGCGTTTGTAGTCCAACGGTTAGGATAATTGCCTTCCAAGCAATAGACCCGGGTTCGACTCCCGGCAGacgcatttttttttttcgagttCTGCCCAATTAACTTAGCTAACCCCTTTCGAATTGCTCCCATTTGCCACAGCGCTATGCTGCTAACGATTCGATGGTCCTAACGCAGGCTATACTGCTTCCTCTCTGGAATAACGCAGAATGAGATTGTTCAAGCATGCTTTATGAATCCTCTTGCCTCTTTTTtatgcaagttttttttaagaaaagcTTGTTCAGTTAGAAGAAATGAGAAcaaagtttgtttgttttagcGAAGAGAAACGAGAACAAAGTATGCTTTAGTTTTGTTCCCCCACGTTTGGCCCAAGCTGATCCCGCCTCCTCTCAGACACCAAACACCATGGGCCGAGATTTTCCGATAAGTGGTAATACCACTGTGGCATGGGTAGGCACATGGCGCAGAAACACCGCTGGGTTCAGCTTTCACTTGTGTAAAACGACGTGCTTTGAGTTTGATATACGGACACACACCGCTGGGTTCAGCTTACCATCATCCCATTCTCATGCGCACAGAAAAGTTCTACGAGACACCATTTCGTCACCGGCGCCTACACCGTAGCCCGTAGGATATCGCACCTAAACTAGAAGTCTAGAACCGATCCTTCCTTCTAGTCCTAGGACGAACCAGATACCATCAGATGGACTGTACAAAGCAATCTATCTACGCAACAGAGGTCCCTGATCTGGTCTGCAAATCGAGAGGGGCCGATAGATCTATGTGCAGAAAGGTGAAGCTAACCTGCAACCCCGCGTCCACCGTCCGTCGCGTGTAGCAACTGTATTCTTCAcatgctgcagcctgcagacGGCTTGTGGCTATCTAACATCTGCAAGTACCCCTAGTACAATATATTTTCAATCCATGGTCAACAGCTAACCGCTGGATCGAGCAAGAAAGCACGCCTTTCCACCTCCTAATCAAAACCTGTCCCAAAGCACAGTCGTCGCCAACACTCAATGCTGCATCTGTATAATAATATGGCTCGATCTTAGGGTGCTTGGAATCAAGAAAGAACAGTTTCCTTTCAAAAAGAATCCTTGGTGTCGATTGAGCGGTGCGTGCACAGAATTCACATCTCTCGCTGGAACATGGCGGCGTTGCTGAGAAAGAGGGGAATGCAGTTTCACATGGTGGCTTCTCGCCTGCTGCAACGAGCCTATGGTTCATGCGGCTGGTTGTCACTCACTTGGCATTGCTTCGAAGCATAGTTTTCCAATAGCCGGTTACTTTTCCGTCAAAAAAATAGCCGGTTACTCTAGAGTGGCAGGTTCATTCGGTTGTTGCCAGGTGACAGTCGTCGTAGGGACAACGCACTCACATGCATGGTACAGatgaaaactgaaaaggagaaaagacaGAGATGGGCAAATGGAAACCAACAAACCTTGCGATCTGAATAAATAATAAGTActcctctgtttcataatttatGTCTTAAATTTAACTAAAAATGGATgcatttatttataaaaagtatctagatacatgtaatattccgaCAAGATGAAACGGAGTTTCCTAATTTATGTCttaaatttaattaaaaatggatgcatttatttaaaaaaatatctagatacatgtaatattccgaCAAGATGAAACGGAGTGTTGCTTCTTCACCAACTGTACTGGTACCGTAGGTAAGAGAAAAGGCCGGCACGCAATAAGTTGACAATGCAAACCCAGGCTTAGCAAAAAAGCCAGCCGTATGAGTAACCGCCATACCGTTCTCGAGTACCAATCGAGCACACCTGAACAAGCATTGGTACATCGTAATGGTACTTTTGGGACCTTCCAGCGATGGAGTACATAAGAAAGGTAAGACTATTTTAATTCTAAGTAGGTATATTCCCTGTTCATGGTTAACTGATCATGCATTGCTAGTAGATGCGATCTTGACTGGAGAGTATTACCAGCTTAGATAGTTTTTGGAGTATGTAAGCTTCACTACcccagggaaaaaaaaaggacgcGTGGGGAGCTGACAGCCCccggctttttttttaaagaaaaaaaacttctcACGTAAGTTTTGAAAATCTCCGAACCTCGGTCCCACCATACACACTGGCATCACAACATGTGTGAGTTCAGGCCGAACCTTAGACCTGTGCTTTGATGTGGGATGAACTTCtcacgcaaaaaaaaaatcaactcaCAAAACATTTGGCTCCCATTGCATTTGAGTGTTCAATTTTCTTTGGAAACTCTAGATGCGCATATGTATGTTTCGTGCATACCCGTAAAGTTTTGTTAATAATATGGTCCTGTGTgctacaaaaacaaaaaagtgtGCATCTACAATAGCAAAACACTTTTCAGTGGGCATTTTCTGTATCCGGATGTTCTCAGATACTCACTTTGTTCTTAAAATTAAGTCTTAGAGCTTGTTTGGATCATAGGAATGAAAAGTAAATAAAGGAACATGAAAGACGTAGGATTGTACACATAGATGTAGGCGCATTGGGCCTttcaaaggaatttttttttccatgacCTCATGCTTGGATTCCTCCAAGCTCGGGAGGAGGGGGGGACTAAAATTCTTTTGTGCAATTTTATACATgtattagattttttttccttaggATTGAaatcctctcttttttcctacAAACTTAAAGATACAAAGAGGcctattttgtttcctttgactAACCGTTACTCCATCACGTGTGATTATGTGGtacaaatcataaccataaatGAATAATTTAAATTAGAGTGTAGCAAAAAGACAAGTGCAGTTCGCAATTTAGGAAAACGAAATTACTTCACATACGATAATTGATAGTCTGTTATTGATACGATGGCTTACCTAAACGTGTGTTCCACATTTTTTGCAGGTCATTTTCAGACCTACCCATTGGATCTGAATATGGGCTTTCCTGCTTCTTGCGCATCCACGGGAGCTTTCAGATACTGGATGCAACCGACTAGGGATGGTCGCTCGGGATATCTTTAGCCGGGCTGGCTGGCGGTATAGTAGACGCCTAGATGCATAACTTCGTCTTGTTAGAGTTATTCCGTTGGCTTATCTTTGTATCGACTATCGCTGATCAGTGAATTTTATGACTTTTGATCACTCTGCAATAAAAACGGTTGTGTacatcaattgatgcagaggccaagGATCGTTTCCccttttcgagaaaaaaatgaaCGGTGCGATAGGAGTGCCGGACTAAAATCGAATGCAAATCGCATCAAAACTTGTTTTAGTGTCTTTTCCATTCTTGAGTTTTCTAATTTCCGAGAAGCCCATTCTAAACCTTAAATTTGTAGATCAAGTCTAAAATAAACCCCCACTTTTCAATCCTTGAAATCTGCACCCTATCCTTACTAATCCCGTTCGGTCCCGACCTTCGAGAACCAAAATCTTGTTTGGGAGAGCGGGATTGCCGACAAGATAGACAAATCTCGGGATTTTTATCCAAAGACCCATTGAGGgctcctttgattcaaaggaatttcATAGGAAATTTGGAGGGTTCTATTACTAAGGAATTTTCCATTCATAACTCGTTTGATTTGCAGGATTTGAAACCATAGGAATATTTCCTATGGACTACTTTGCATGCAATTccaaaggaaaatttccaTGAGGTCCAACCTCATGGAAAATTTCTTTTGTCTCTATGACAACAATGAGTAGCATGTAATCCTTTAAGAAAATTCTACATTTTTCCAGTGGTCAATCAAACAACTTCTACTACACATTCATACATTTTGAATTTCCATAAGATTCAACATGTCATGACATTCAAATCCtatgtttttcctattcctgtgtttttgaAATTctgcgaatcaaagaggccttGAACTAGAAACAATGAGATTGTGATAATTTTAGTAGAAAGATGGACTTTACTCTGCAGTGACGGATCTAGAGGATGGCCAGGGTGGTCCCCGCGATTTTAGGCCCCTTTGTGATCATATGAATAGCACTcacaaaatataaaaaaaattaattttaaTGATTAATATTACTGTTGGACCACGGACCACTGTTACTCTCGGTAGAAAAACGTTTGAGACGACCCATCACAGCACTGACAGAACTTCCGAGTTCGAAGGGCTACAATGGAAAAAAGACATCTTCGAAGGCCTACAGTGAGAGCAACGGTAGTCCCCTTCAAATTCCAATCCTCGCAACTATGATGGGAAAGTCTGGAATGGAATCCAAACGAAATCGAGGCAAAAATCCTAGGGCCACACGCTTCCCCCCGCTCCGAAACTGAAAACACAACGAGTccccccatctcctcccccCTCTCCGGCCCGCATCCCCTCTCAACTCTCAACTCTCTCAACCCATCTCCTCTCCCATGTGGCTGCCCTGGGTCAagacgcgctcctcctccccctcctccacctgctCCTCCACTgcgctctccgccgcctcgccgcgcctgtccttctcctccccctccctcaAAGATCTCCAGGCCCTCCTCCACTCCGACCCCTCCGCGCCctcgccgtccccgccgccgccgcacacgGCGCCCTGCTCCCCCTCCGCCCGCGTCTTCCACCGGGTCCGCGtagccgcctccgccctccgCGCCCTCCGCACGCTCcaggcgccgcccgccgccgccgaggccgacCGCCGCGTGGTGCTCTACTACACCTCCCTCCACGTCATCCGGACCACCTATGAGGACTGCCGCGCCGTGCGCGCCATCCTGCGCGGCCTCCGGGCCTCCGTCGACGAGCGCGACCTCGCCATGGACCCGCTCTACCTCAAGGagctcgccgccctcctcccccgagGCCGCCGCGTCACCCTCCCCCAGGTCTTcgtcggcggccgccacctcggcggcgccgacgagctccgccgcctccacgagTCCGGCGAGCTGCGCCGCGTCGTAGCTGGCGCCGCATCCCTCGCCGCCTGCGGCcggtgcggcggcgagcgctaCGTTATGTGCGGCAGCTGCGACGGTAGCCACAAGCGTTACAGCCtcaagggcggcggcggcttccgcACCTGCGCCGGCTGCAACGAGAACGGCCTCGTACGGTGCCCAGACTGCTCCCCACCGGCCGTATGATCCAGATTCAGGTCACAATCTCCTAATGACTTCTACTAGATGTTTAATTTCGTAGTATCAAAAAAACGAGATAAGAAATGAGTTATGTGTTGTACGGAGTAGTTGTCACTCCTACGTGTGTTAGTGTAGTGGTGTTTGATACTATGTGACAGTGTGATCAATTGGGAGCTGCAAGTTTTTAGCATTTCCTAACCAACATCTCTAGTCATGCGTTAGAATGGAGTAAAAGTGTTGTTCTTTCCCTTGCTTCCGTTGGTACTTTCACTCCGCCGAGTCTGAATCTGAGTCCGTTTGATGATCCTAGTAATAACTGATTGATAAATGTTAAGTACTACCGGAGTACTGTCAGTGAAGGAAAATATACCGTGTGAATTCTTACCGTCAGGTTTTCGCACACGCAAGGCGTGAGTTCCTTGATTTAATTGGCATCAATTTTCTCTTTCCAAATGCTCACCGAGTTTGAATGGTTGGTACAGTACCTTGTTGTTCGTTAGCGGATGAGCACTGTTCGTGCTTCTAAAAAGCTGCTATGTGACATGCCTGCGTTTTACGACCCTGGGCTGCTGCAGTATTTAGGCAACGGCACGGCCGCACGGCAGCGCCTAGCTGCGGTGGAGCTTTGGCGGAAGCAGGTCGCGGCTGGCTTGCCCAGATCTCACGGCTACACACTGAAAAAGCGAGCAGGACAGACTTGGTAGAGCTTTTCGTCGATGCCACTTTCCTTTtggcagaaaaagaagaagaagagagaacgGAATGGGTGCTCGTGCGGCGTTTTGAATGCGATCTGATTGATAAAGTGGCCGTTGGATAGGATAGGACTATATGCTTTGGGTGCGTACTTAACTTGAAAGATGATTCAATTGATGAGAAGCTATATGAAGTTTAGCTAGCGGCGCCAGTTCTTTACATTTACATGAGGTACCTTTCGGTGTTCGGTAGGATAGGAGGCTCCGGGCAAGATACGAGCCGGAGACTGGCGATGCATGATACTGTACTTCTTCCAGCGTGACTGGAAGTGTAGAAGTATATCTCTCGATCGGTCTCTGTCTATgcaaagatatgatcaagTGACGACGATGATATATATGGCGGGGAAGAATTAATCGGTCAAATCATGTGATTGTTCTGCCACTTGGAGCCGGCCGGGGAGACACCTGTACGTGTGacgggaagaggaggacgCCGCACCAGCCACTGTCGGGTTGCGCATGGAGGCTTACGCTTGGTTTTGGAGGCGTGTGTGATCTACTGATCTTGATCTTGAGGGGTGAGACAGTTCAGGGAGGGCCATGCAAGACCCACGTGGTGGGACGCGgcgatctccctcctccgcacCGCAACGCAACCCATCCGATCCGGCCGGTCCAGCACCCGGCGTTGGAGGGGGCCGCGCCGCGCGACTCGTGACAGCCTCGTTGCGGCTCCGGGCTCCATCATTGAATCAAGTGGTCACGTCAGAGCTCGCTCGCTCGCACGCAGTGCTCTGCCCCCACGTCCATATTCCATCCTGTTGCTCGACTCCCTTTTCCTTGTCCGCCTCCTGCTGCCTGCTGATTGTGTGCGAGGTAAAATTCCTCATGGCATCGTTGCGACGGCCGACAGTAAAAGCTGCGTTTTTAGGACGTCTTTGCAGATCGCAGTAGCAGTGGACTATGGACGGCTCAATGTTCCTGTCCAGCGGTCTGGCCGCAAGAATCTTGGAATGCTCTCGGTCGTTAGATAGATAGATTGAGAACCCTCGCATTCACATACATGTGAGGTGTGGGATTACTGCTCTGACtagagctgcaaatttttgacccTCAGAATACCCTTTGACCCTACATAGTTCAAATAAATGGattagtttttcaaaaagttgtatcattttaaaattttagttcatttggttgaaccaaataagatcaaagggccAAAAATTTGCTGCTCTGATTCTGCCCTGCCGTAGTGGTGGTCTGACGAAAGGACTAGCTGCCTTGCAGAACCCGGGAGAAGGTTCAAGGTGCATTATTATCGTTCCATTATTGTGCTTGTTTATCTCTGCGCCACGTTTGTACGTTTAGCCACGCATGAATGAAGGCCACTCTTTTCCCGTAGCATTTGGGCACCAGAAATGCATTAACTCCGAATGAAACCAACAACATCCGAATAGCAGCCGTAGCTGATGGACAGGAAAAGATGGGCGCAACGGCAACGAGCCGGCCATTTACTCGCCACAGGCACCGCCGGAGCTAGCAGTAAACTTAGCTAGAAGCGTCGGCGAGCGCTACGTGCAGTGTGGAGCCAGGCACTCGCAGCGCGGCCAAACGATGGGGAACTCCGCGTTGCAGCGCCCGTCAAGCTGCCCGCCCGCTTGGCAGGCCTCCCTGCACCTGGCGGTGTTCGCGCAGAAGGCGAAGCTGGGCCCCCTATTCCAGCAGCCGTCCGCCTCTATGCCCCGAACCGACCGCACCTCGCCTGCAAATCAGCCCAACGAAATCAGAAGACCCTGTGCTGTGTGTGTATCTTTGGAACTTGGAACCATATCGACAAATGTTCCAATCCAGAAAAGGCGAAAGGCGACTTATTACAGCGTACGGTAATAGATAGGGATGCTTACTTGAAGCCACGATGAGCAGCACAAAGAGTGCAGAGCACAGGGCATTCTTCCTCCATGCCTCCATGGCAGGAACAGGAGAACGTAGAGTTATTGAAAATGAGAGTCGATCGAACTCAAGGAATGCAACAACAATCTTGTAGTGCTTGGGCCTCCTTATTTAGTGAGGCTCCTCCTTATTTTGTTCTATTGGCCTTCCAAGGATGCATTACGGGTAGCATATATATGGGGATCTTAAGGCTCGGAGAGAAAATAGGAGGCAGAAACAACTCGAGGTCAAGCGGGTAAACCGGGGGTACCTACGAGtaaacaaaacagaaaacaaacatGTCCCCTAATTTTTGTAGGAACATGTCACTCTGAAGCCAGCAGTATAAGAGTTAAAGAAAGCTATAATTTCCACGGTTGCTCTCAAGCCAGCTATTTCAAGTACTCCCTCGTTACTTCATTTACATAATTTCTTCTTGAAATCAAATTAGATTTtgaaagaatatatatactccacCAAACAGAAATTTCTAGATTCTATTACACTGCCTTTGCTGCAAAGTAGCCTGAATTTATATTGTAATGGACCATTTTCCGCAAGCTGCAGGATGAACACGTTGTACTTACAGACAACGTTGCGCTTTTCACATGTAGACGCCAATCTGTCACCATAACAACGCATTTGCACATGGAAAACCTTATATCCAGTCGCCTGAAATTgcaatttctcagtcgatggAGATAAGCAGGTGATAAAATCGTAAACCATTGTATGTTGACAAAGAATACTATCTGGTTCAGTGGTTAGCATTGCCTCCTGCCTCTATGAGTCTGACGTTCGAATCTACTACAAGttgaattttttgtttcctttttcttcttctttttatttttgttccttATTTATAACTTCGttcagttttatttttttattagttTTCCTTGTTTTACTTATCTTTTGTTgtctcttttttcatttttcatatGCAACTAATTAGAGATGCACATAATATGTGTTTATCCCTATTTCATTTGTTTAGTTTATCCGATCAACTTTATCACAAATGGTTGCGTGTTTCTCTAAGCCTCTATTTTTATTTCGAATTGCACACTCCGAATTTCAGATTTGCACAAATCATACATGTGCACTAACTGTAATTTTTCAAGTTGGATGGACGTTGCAACCGTAGTATTTACAACCGCACCCGTATATTTTTTCCTattgcaactgcaattttcTCCGCCGCATGGGATTGCAACTGTAAATTTACAATTACACCGTAATTTCTTCAAAAAGGGAGGAAGGAAAAAGGCAACAAAAGGAATAACtattattccctccgtccaatattaaGTCACTCAaaattgcccaaatatggatgtatctatgcgtaaaaagcgtctagatacacatgtaatagaaagtcacttaatatgggacggagtgagtagattttaaaaattgcacgtgaaattttagGTACAATTTTAAATTTGCAAGGTTGAGTTTTGTGGGCaatttaaaaattgcaggtgaaatttATGCACAAATTTAACAATTGCACCCGAAATTTATGCAAATTTCTAGGTGATAGGTCCCTAACAATTTTTTAATAATGTTGCATGTTTCTTCCActcttttgctttttttaaataccggAACCACTCTTTTGCTCTCTATGTATGTAGCGTGTTTTCCGACATTATGAAACTGCACCTGTGATTTTTAAACACCTAGCGtgtaattttaaaaattgcatcTAGCATGTAATCTTTTAAAGTCGCAGCTGTAATTTTCCATGGAGGGGGTAACCGTGATTTTCCACCTTCTATGAAGAACCaaaatccatgcatgcataggaGTTGGATGATTTATCTTTAGTTTTTATTTTCACACATAAATGgtggtcaaagaaaaaaaaatacaacacaCACACTCACGCACACACACAGCAGACATGCACAGACACACCCATGCAGCATCGGCTTTCTCAGTCGATTTAGACGTAGGCATTCCCTATATCTATATAAAGGTCGA
The Brachypodium distachyon strain Bd21 chromosome 2, Brachypodium_distachyon_v3.0, whole genome shotgun sequence genome window above contains:
- the LOC100823042 gene encoding ankyrin-3 translates to MPDWHRKFNIMMLLLLACNSKASSVVGSPCQPPFRASTPTPSVVSCAPIHEMAAAKPAPIAADSTTNNNAATPPEPPLLEVAEEEVVIDFEPNSKCRVDLRLRSLHATLPVAFKVQTSSPLRFLVSPPRGSLAPLSSSSIRVVLRPQPHPPQCFPRSRADRFLVLSSLSAAHLDGPGSGSASSAIRLRVFFGGPYLLRLAADAGDAAAVRLILRRQPHLLPVLQPAAAAVAPVPDAGEELHAAAARGDRAEVRRLGAEGLEARDKEGRTALHVAAAAGGAEAVAELVEMGADAAAADARGRTPLDVAREKGYKEVMDILERWELVMTAARRGDLQSLEFLLSKRTGLRGCDQYGLTALHVAAIKGHCDVIALLAGSGCMDVECEDVEGHRPLHLAVESGCAEAVDLLLDMGADVHAKTKRGTTPLQMAETMRYEDISHLLRSRGAEAAAAAQLCIASSSSLSISCA
- the LOC100823358 gene encoding uncharacterized protein At5g39865 → MWLPWVKTRSSSPSSTCSSTALSAASPRLSFSSPSLKDLQALLHSDPSAPSPSPPPPHTAPCSPSARVFHRVRVAASALRALRTLQAPPAAAEADRRVVLYYTSLHVIRTTYEDCRAVRAILRGLRASVDERDLAMDPLYLKELAALLPRGRRVTLPQVFVGGRHLGGADELRRLHESGELRRVVAGAASLAACGRCGGERYVMCGSCDGSHKRYSLKGGGGFRTCAGCNENGLVRCPDCSPPAV